Part of the Sebastes umbrosus isolate fSebUmb1 chromosome 3, fSebUmb1.pri, whole genome shotgun sequence genome is shown below.
TATGTACCATTACCATTTAAATGGCCATctgttaaataaatgatgaataCTGACCTGAGAGTCTCCAGTGTACATtgtggactctccagtccagcagagaccagcttcactcctgaatcctgcaggtcgttgttactcaggtccagctctctcagacgGGAGGATTGGGAGCTGAGAAGTGAGGTGAACTCCTGACAGCATTTCTTTGTGAGCCTGGTTTGACTCATCCTAAATAAGTAAAAGATATTTTCCTATTTTCAGTTTAGGGTCTCAGAACTGTAGACTGTGGAGCCAGGACAGTAACTTTAAATTTAGCCATTGAAAATAAAATTTGGCTTTCAAAACCAGACCTGAACTGGAAAACCACAACCgaatgcaaaaatataaaaattaaatgttttttaatgcttgtgttttattttccagtGGAACTTTTTCCAATACTAATGTTTCAAtgcaaatgtttcttttttaagtTCAGGTTTTGTTTTCAGCGCCAAATTTTATCCTCAATGCCAAAATTTAAAGTCACTGTCCTGGTTCCGTTTAGAGTATTTATCAAGAACATttgttgaatgtttttatgattCAAAGTGCGAACATTTGATGATCTGAACGTGGTCCAGATTAAGAACATAGTTGAAACCAAAGAAAAAGTCATGTATAATTTTGTAATTatcatgaaaaataaagttctgtTGCAGCAATAAGCATGCAATGCAAAACTagacatttaaaggaacagtgtgtaacaaattaaggaaatctagtgacagaaatggaatatcatattaattagtatgttttctttagtgcataatcatctgaaaataagaattgttgagtttttgttaccttagaccagtggttcccaacctattttccttgacgCCCCCCTACTAGCCAAAAGGCTAAATGAccacaaatatggattgaagcagattttgctactaagtagcaaaaaataaatctttttaaatagaaattatccagtaagtgtgttattatgattttagttatacatgagcaaatctaattttgacaacctcagagctgACAAATCCTGGGGCACTCCCAGTGATCTTTGTCACCCCCCTAAGGGGGGGCCTGGatcccaggttgggaaccactgccttagaatgagccatctatatctacatacggagcgggtcctctttagggagtccgccatgttgtttttacagAAGCTGAGAACAGACAAAcccgataacgttactcgctcccattgccaccgctctctctctcttgcttcacaactcacttcccacatacactcTACatactggctctgctccaaataaCCTACGCTACTCATACAGTACAACAGCTGGCaatagatagggccattcgtgtttttGCGCCAgacaccatagttctcctacacgcttggcacataggagaggcttcagttggttgcaatctgcaacctcactgctagataccgccagatcctacacactgatcCTTAAATAATTGAGGCACAATACAGTGTTACACAAAAGCATCAGAGTGAGATCTGACCTGAGAGTCTCCAGtgtacagtgtggactctccagtccaAAACAGaccagcttcactcctgaatcctgcaggtcgttgttactcaggtccagctctctcagactaGAGGACTGAGAGCTGAGAACTGAGGACAGAGCTTCACAGCTTCTCTCTGACAGATTACAGCCACTCAGCCTGAAGAAGAGTTAGtgaaaaagaaatacagatACAGTTTATATTGtctacaaagtaaaaaaaaaaaaaaaaagcttctcaATTTTAGAATTTCCTTGTTCTATTGATGAGTTACTGATTGGTAATGGAAGATCTTGCTTctaggtccagctctctcagactaGAGGACTGGGacctgttggatttattatgtacaaaagtgcttactatgatctacaataacctgactgtCGGATTTCTTATGAATAGAGTGAATtgtggggaaagagaggagagggaggtgctgttcttctttttcaaggccaaagggaggaaggagtcagaaggagataacagaagaagaagacatgcagcagaaacatcacgtgccataagctcatgaatattaatattgtgtaaaccatgaataggctggatcagggatagctcggggttcagacttcgcgaactgacccatgcactgtatgttgtcagggacacgtaggttggatccagatatctgtaaactcttttatttttacttatgcaacattgattgttcggaataaattgtattattatgctttaacccgtctgtttggaaattctctttgtcacacaagattaaccaacacgtaactgggccttgacctcttggaggtagaaggccagttccttcagaCCTGAGAACTGATGTGAAGTTCTGACATAATTTCTCTGTGAACCTCTAGCAGACAACTGTGGATTTTGCAGGCTGCAGTGAGTGACTGTTGTTTGCAGACTTTATCAGCTCTAGCTGGCTAGcgtaaactaataataataaaactgagTTGGTTGTAAATTCCATCTCCAggtgaaatgtttttaaatgtttcctgCTGCTTCATTTTCAAATGAAAGCCCAGTAAAATGGAGACACATTGTGCTACACAAAATTCCAACAGAATGATCTGACCTGAGAGTCTCCAGtgtacagtgtggactctccagtccaACAGAGACCAGCTTCACTCCTGGATCCTGCACGTCAttgttactcaggtccagctctctcagacgGGAGGACTTAGAGCTGAGAACTGATGAGAGCTCCGGACAGCATTTCATTGTAAGCCAAGTTTGACTCAACCTGAAATAGAAACAAAGAATATTCAATAATAATGATTCcttgttttgcttttacatACCAGATATATTCAGTGTCAGTGAACAAGGTTCATTGTGGATTGTTCTAATGATGGAAAGTGCAGACAAATAGTCATCAAAAACATAGTCTTTCATATAGTTTAGTTAGCAAAAATCCATGCTTGTTTCAGCAATGGGGAATCAGTGTTATAATGAGAACCTCTGacagaataattttttttgtctgatatgAGTTTTCCACATTGTTGTCCCTCAATTAAAAATCCAGAGCCTGTTATATTGAAACAAGTTGGAAACAAAACGTCAGCTACTTCCCTGAAAAGTCCATTAGTCTATAAGTATGTGCACTAGAGGCTTCAAGTTTCCACATCATACTTGTGTAAATTGCAGAAATTTCAGGTGAACACAAAGAAACAATCCCCtttcagcagatgaatgtgaaaacaaactCTGCACGTCCATCACATTGAAAAGAGGcctgcacctgtattaacggggcggtctcgcagcaatctaacaacaccacaaattacatttatttaaccacaataacaaaaaatctatttcagctctaacactattatagtaaatcaATTAAGTTGTTACAAAAAAGAGATCATATCATGTATCTGCAATCACTTGGTGAATCCGTCAagatgtcatcactttattcatgttgacgaaactgacgagttgtatccattaaagaaagttaatttaatttaaaaaagactaactcatttgAATCAAACTGAATCaccttattcaaattgaggattttgttcgaggatttgtacatttttttgagGGTGATGAGCGGGCTCAGCTTTTGTTAGATACAAGTAAGGGGGGCTTCAACTAAAACCTATTATTGTATGAAACAAACAGTTTCTtatggaagccctgagaggcagttactaaaaaaaaaaaaaaaaatcatctttgaAACAGGTGGGAAAAAATGTTTGCCAGGTGAAAAAacgtgtttgttgttgtaatactcatttcgtccacaagaggctgaagtgcatcACTACCCTATGTTttaaataggactaaaagcattaATGTTTAATTTACATAACTTGCTAACACAGACTATTGTGTACCTTTAGTTTGGCGTgcaaatgagtattacaaccaCAACAACTGGCAAATGATCCTGGcaaaacttttcttttcacctggcaaatttttttttcccacctgtttcacagatgaaaaaaaggtaaaaactaTTATATGATACAGAACTTTCACTTTGGTTCGTGTGCTTAAAGAACAACCTATCACCCATGTTTTAGCTTGAACACACACCCCTTCACATATTGAAAAATAATGCATTGAACCCTGACATACAACATCAACCCTGTCCCATAATTGTTTCAGTAAGATTGAGAACCCACTTAATAGAGCATTTAATGTTTGAAGTACAACAAAGCGTTACACAAAAGCAACAGAGTGAGATCTGACCTGAGAGTCTCCAGtgtacagtgtggactctccagtccaacacagagcagcttcactcctgaatcctgcaggtcgttgttactcaggtccagctctctcagactaGAGGACTGGGTGCTGAGAACTGAGGACAGAGCTTCACAGCTTCTCTCCGACAGATTACAGCCACTCAGCCTGAAGGAGAGTTAGAGAttaacacaaacactgaaactgTTGCTTCAACAATGTACACGACAATATAAAACAAACCACATTTCTGTGGTTGTCCTCACTGAATTGATGAGATGAACATTCAAGCATTATGATCTCGAACATCTTTTGAacgatttttatttatttttttaaataatgtacaTTACTGGGATTTAACAGCAATTATCAGAAATCTAAAATAATATAGTCACACCTCTGGGATCCAATGTTTTAcaccaggggtctccaaccttttttcctctgagagctaatttgacaaaatgaaagtggccgacAGCTACACATAGCAccaccaagttgtacatcgccaatagcagacatcatttctgtcttactttcatggtcctttaataacattGAAGTCATCGCAGTCATCGCTTCTATTAGAATCCCGCCAAAGGTGAATGGCTTTTTGTTTCGTTAGGATGTGCGCCACTAAACGAAGCCTCTGCTGCAGCGTTGGCCTTCTtcgtcagtttggtaaacagagactgtcgtcttttaagcgttgttttcagttcataaactgCTACCAGCCGGAAAGTCCCATGAAAAAATgctgtgaacttgtgtgaagtGGCGCTCGACGTTACATCTTTTACCGACTGACACTCTTGCaccgcaaatgagacacacatTTGTCATTAACCATTCCTcattacaatattatattttttgctttttattggcctggctattttctgcagtcattgtcaaatctgatGTACGCTTGCTGGTCTGCTAGCATTGCCTAATGTTACTGTGTCGCTGATGTCATGAAATTTGAAAGCAGCGCAACTTTAATTGTCGGctgattggcaaataatcattttgtgtcagaagggggcGCCATGTCTATGAATTTGATTAGATAGAAATTTAAACTGGTTTGgattgtgtctttgtgttgtcAAATTTATGTCCATATTCTTGTAACCTTTAGTGAGCCACTCAGACACAGGTAGCGAGCTACTGGtagctacttgttggagacccctgatTTACACAAATTAGCCTTAGCCTTAAATTAACCATGATGTGActgatctttatttatttcatggCTGCATTGATCTGTGGAGGAACAATGAAAATGAAGAAACAATTTGACAGACTTTTCAattgatcaactaatcaatgTGTTGACTAAATCTTGTGAGTATCAGTTTATTAAAACTTTAATTTGTTGAGAACAATCCAACACATGTGATACACTTAGTATCTGCAATTATCTGTGCACTTACAGAACTTTGTTGGAGGCTTTGGccaccagcagcagcctcaGAAGAGCCTCCTCTGAAGCAGAGTATTTCTTCAGGTCAAACACTTCCAGATCGTCTTCTGATGACAGTAAGATGAAGCCCAGAGCTGACCACTCAGTAGGAGACAGTTTATCTGTGGGGAGACGTCCTGAACTCAGGTACTGTTGGATCTCCTCCACTAGAGAACGATCATTCAGTTCATTCAGGCAGTGGAACAGATTGATGCTTCTCTCTGGAGACGGATTCTCATTGATCTTCTTCTTGATGTACTCAACTGTTTTCCGATTGGTTTCTGAgcttcttttccttttcattagGTCTCGTAGGCATTTCTGATTGGTCTTCAGTGAAAGACCCAGGAGGAATCGGAGGAACATGTCCAGGTGTCCATTTTGACTCTGCAAGGTCTTGTCAATAGCAAATTTGTGGACTTCTGTCATAGATGTTTTGTTGAACACCATTCGCACTTGTTCGCCACAAGTTTGCCCTGGCTCACACATCACATTCTTGTTTCTGTTAATGACTTTCCTCTCTACATATAAAGCTGCCAAAAACTCCTGAACACTCAGATGGACGAAGCTAAACACCTTGTCTTCATCATTCTTCCTCCCACGTTCCTCTTTGAAGATCTCTGTGAACACTCCTGAGCACACCGAGGCTCCACTGACGTCAATGCCACTCTCTTTGAGATCTTTCTCATAGAAGATCAGCTTGCCCTTTTCCAACTGGTGGAAAGCTAGTTTTGCTAATGACTTAATGTACTGAATGCACTTTTTTTGGCCATACTTCTTTTTTGTCTGATGAATCTGAAACACCAAGAATTCTGCATACatctcagtcagggtcttgggcagctctcctccctctctggttTCCAACAAATCCTCCAGAACTGTAGACGTGATCCAGCAGAAAACCGGGATGtggcacatgatgtggaggATTCGTGATGTCTTCATGTGGGAGATGATTCTGTTGgcctgctcctcatctctgaatctcttcctgaagtactcctccttctgggggTCAGTgaaccctctgacctctgtcaTGATGTTGATAAACTCTCGAGGGATTTGATGGGCTGCTGCAGGTCGTGTGGTTATCCAGAGGCGAGCAGAGGGAAGCAGTTCCTTTTTTATGAGACTTGTCAGCAGCACATCCACTGAGATCGACGCTGTCACATCAAAGTTAACTGCCTGATTTTCACTGGTCGAGCGGTCCAGATGAAGGCGGCTCTCATCCAGTCcatccaaaacaaacagaagttTGAATTTGCTCTTGTCGTAGTTGGTGTTTCCTGATGATTGCAGAGTTGTAAAGATGTGATTAAGAGCTTCGTCCTTGATGTCTTTGGTCTCCCTGATGCATTCATGAATGAGCTCTGCCAAGCATAATGTTTTCTCCTTCAAGAAATTCAGTCGGCGGAAGGTGAAGGGGAAAATGAGATGCACATCTTGATTGTCTCTTCCTTCAGCCCAGTCCAACATAAACTTGCGCACGAGAAATGTTTTTCCAACTCCCGCGATTCCATTGGTCAGCACTGTTCTTATGGGTTTATATCTTCCAGAGGGGGGTTTGAACATGTCACAAGGTTTAATTGTTCCTGCTGGCTTCACCACCGGCGCCTCAATCTGCCTGATACCATACTGTTGGTTGATGTGTACGCCACCCCCTTCTGTGATGTACAGCTCTGTGTAGATATCATCCAGACGTTGCTCATCCTTATTCGACCCTTCTGGTGTACAGATGAACTTGTTCTGAAGGTTTGATTGAAGCATTTTCTGGTAATATGAGATGGGTTGTGGCTCTGGTACTGGAACCATCACATCTGTAttgaacacaaatacaaatacaaaaagtaTAAATTATTTGGTAGTTTGAAATTTGCCAACAGTTGCAGAAGCAGTACACAAATGGTCTTTTGGTAAGGGATTGTCTTCCTCAGAGTTGTTGAGTCGAAACGCATGGTCATCGATGTGTTAATAAAGGATTTTTAACTTACAATCAGAGTGCTTTGGATGCTTTTCAGACTGCCAACTAATACCAAGGACGTCCGTTATAAGTAAGATGAAcagtcattgttttttatttgtgtagctTAAATGTCTTTATGGTCAACCAAACAAATTTGATACGGTCAGTAATGTCTCTGTGTTACAGTATTTCGCGCACAGCAGAACATTGAATTCGCAGATTCAGATCAGTGGCTCATTCATCAGCTACTTGGCTACCAGCTGACTTGCAATCATAATCATGCAGAATTACAGCGCCACCTTTATAACCTCACACTGCTCCCCATTACTTTGCTGATACTATCATATCAATTTTACTGAAGTTTTATCATCAGACTTTTTAAACAGTCCGAAACAAACAGGGCTGGCACAGCCATtgattacaaagtgctttaaataatcagtcaatgcctaatcttaactattcaaggtcaatgcctaaccttaactattcgaggtcaatggctaaccttaactattcgaggtcaatgcctaaccttaactattccaggtcaatggctaaccttaactatccgaggtcaatgcctaaccttaactattcgaggtcaatgcctaaccttaactattcgaggtcaatggctaaccttaactattcgaggtcaatggcTAACcctaactattcgaggtcaatgcctaaccttaactattcgaggtcaatggctaaccttaactattcaaggtcaatgtctaaccttaactattcgaggtcaatgcctaaccttaactattcaaggtcaatgcctaaccttaactattcaaggtcaatgtctaaccttaactattcgaggtcaatgcctaaccttaactattcaaggtcaatgcctaaccttaactattcaaggtcaatgcctaaccttaaccattcaagttcaatgcctaaccttaactattcaaggtcaatgcctaaccttaactacacATGATCAATGCCTAACATTAACCATCTCGCCAGAGTTTCCCCaatttgctggttcccttctagacacgagcCAGCAGAGCCAGCAGAGCCAGCAGAGCGCATATCTTTTCTCAGATCGCATAGCGGTCTTTTGACAGTTTCTGTCTCCGATGCCCACAGCATAAACATATTAATTGTTGCTTGGGGCCATCAGATGTACAAGTTGAAATTATTTGATCACTTATTTAACCTCAACGGTAACTGTGTCTAACAAGAACTGTTGAGTGAAGTGAACATAGCCTATGTGGCAAACAATTAGAGTTAGCATTTCTGCTAACTAACGTGATG
Proteins encoded:
- the LOC119485899 gene encoding NACHT, LRR and PYD domains-containing protein 12-like; translation: MAAEYLLNTLEDLKGKQFRDFKWYLQQPDILEGYEAIKVSKLEKAKRRDTVHLMTTTYKLPGALEVTKKVLEKIKRNDLVQKLSDTSSGPEASVDVNDGETSENRGTCSSQSEDVMVPVPEPQPISYYQKMLQSNLQNKFICTPEGSNKDEQRLDDIYTELYITEGGGVHINQQYGIRQIEAPVVKPAGTIKPCDMFKPPSGRYKPIRTVLTNGIAGVGKTFLVRKFMLDWAEGRDNQDVHLIFPFTFRRLNFLKEKTLCLAELIHECIRETKDIKDEALNHIFTTLQSSGNTNYDKSKFKLLFVLDGLDESRLHLDRSTSENQAVNFDVTASISVDVLLTSLIKKELLPSARLWITTRPAAAHQIPREFINIMTEVRGFTDPQKEEYFRKRFRDEEQANRIISHMKTSRILHIMCHIPVFCWITSTVLEDLLETREGGELPKTLTEMYAEFLVFQIHQTKKKYGQKKCIQYIKSLAKLAFHQLEKGKLIFYEKDLKESGIDVSGASVCSGVFTEIFKEERGRKNDEDKVFSFVHLSVQEFLAALYVERKVINRNKNVMCEPGQTCGEQVRMVFNKTSMTEVHKFAIDKTLQSQNGHLDMFLRFLLGLSLKTNQKCLRDLMKRKRSSETNRKTVEYIKKKINENPSPERSINLFHCLNELNDRSLVEEIQQYLSSGRLPTDKLSPTEWSALGFILLSSEDDLEVFDLKKYSASEEALLRLLLVAKASNKVLLSGCNLSERSCEALSSVLSTQSSSLRELDLSNNDLQDSGVKLLCVGLESPHCTLETLRLSQTWLTMKCCPELSSVLSSKSSRLRELDLSNNDVQDPGVKLVSVGLESPHCTLETLRLSGCNLSERSCEALSSVLSSQSSSLRELDLSNNDLQDSGVKLVCFGLESPHCTLETLRMSQTRLTKKCCQEFTSLLSSQSSRLRELDLSNNDLQDSGVKLVSAGLESPQCTLETLRLSGCLITEEGCTSLASALRSNPSHLRELDLSYNHPGDSGVKLLFAGLEDPHWRLETLRMEDGGEQRLKPGLRKYACELTLNRNTVNRNLKLSDNNRKVTAAREKQPYPDHPDRFDFWFQLMCCNDLTGRCYWEVERRGDVDVSVSYRGIKRRGKSNDCCFGGNNQSWNLLCSDVEGYSVSHNDITTSPSSSSSSVSNRVGVYVDYPAGILSFYRVSSDTPIHLYTFNTTFTKPLYPGFGFGCPGCSVTLCSL